Part of the Mycolicibacterium mageritense genome is shown below.
TGCCGCCCTCGATCGCGAGTTTGCCGATCAGATCGAGCTTGAGCTGTGGGCTGCCCGCCGAGAAGTCGAGATCCGCCAGGTCGACCCAGACGATGTTGGGTCGGGTGGTGGACTCGTAGACGTACCGCTTGTTGGTCAGGTCCAGCACGGTCTGCCAGATGGTCTGTGAGGCGTCGGGCTTGCCCGGGTCGGGGATCCGGAAGGGCTGAGCGGCATTTCGGATCACCGAGAACATGGCGGCGATCGCCTCCACCTGAGTGTTCGGGGTGGGGAGCCGGCCGGCGTAGTAGCTGGCCCGGGCGAATCGGTCACTCGCCAAAGTCGATCCGGGGAGCGGCTGGTCACCGCCGAGGCCCGTGAACGACTTCACGAGCTCGAGTTGCCGGTCGAAGGTCGGTGAGTTGGTCATCACCGTGTAGTCCTTCGAGTGGTACACGCGGGCGTGCCCGTCGACGTATTCGATGATCGCGGAGTCGCCGGTCGCGTCGTCGAGTGCCAGGTGCAGGCCGGGTCGCACGCCGCCCGTGGGATCGTCCATCTGCACCACCTGCACGTCGGTCTCGGCGATCCACGCGACCGCGTCGGCCACGGTGGCGAAATTGTCCAGGAAGTACTGCAGCCAGATGGCCTGGCCGAGCTGAACCCGTGAGTCGTCGGGCTCGCCGTAGGTGGACTCGGCGAGCCACAGGATGTGCCCTGCCAGGCCGGCCTCGTTGATCCCGTCCACCGATGTGATGTCGAAGGCCGTCGCCACCACGCTGCCGTATTTCGAGGTCCAGGTGAGCTTGCCCGAGACGGCATCGTCACGTTCGACGCCGCGAGGCTGCTTCCACAAGTTGGTCAGCAGATCGCGGTGGAAGTCCATGTTCCTGCCGACCAGGACCGCATTCCCGGTCTTGTCGCCGGTGTCGGACCACATGACTCGCGTGCACATGCGAGTGACCCTATCGATGAACACCCCGACTTGACTCTCACGCCATGTGAGACCGCACGCTTGGTTTCGTGACAGACACCCCGAGCCTCATGTCCATCGGCAGGTTCTCCTCACTGAGCCGGATCAGCGTACGCATGCTGCGCCACTACGACATCCACGGCGTGCTGGTGCCAGCGGACGTCGACGAGTTCACCGGCTACCGGCGGTACGCGGCGACGCAACTGGCCGACGCGGCGGCGATCCGCCGCCTCCGGGACGTGGGTTTCGGCGTGTCCGCCATCGGAGCCGTGCTCGCCACCCGCGGTACCCCGGCCTACTACGCGGCGTTGCACGCGCAGCGCGCCGAACTCGCCATGGCCGCCGACGAAGCGCTCGCCCGGCTGCGTCTGATCGATCACCTGCTGTCCGAGAAGGAGCCCACCATGACCGACACCGTCACCGAAGAAATCATCCCCGCGCGCACCGTCGTGTACCTCCGGGGCACGATCGACAACTACGCCGCCGAAGGTCAGTTGTGGGAGCGGCTGTTTCCCGCGCTTCAGCAGCAAGGCATCACTCCCGTCGGCCTGGGCGGCACCATCGAGCACGACGACGAGTACCGCGAGGCCGACGTCGACGAGTCCGTGTTCGTGGCAGTGGCCGACGGCACCTCGGCCGCGGCGCCGCTCGGGGTGCTGACCACGGGGGAGCGGCGAGCCGTGGTCGCCACCGTCGTCGGGCCCTATCACGAGGCGATCTCGCGTGCCCACGAACTGATCGGCGCCTACGTCGCGGAACACAAGCTCGCGCTGTCGCGCACACCCGACGACCCGGCGACACACCACTTCAACGTGTACCTCAACGAGCCCGGTTCGGTGCCCGACGAACAACTGCGCACCAAGGTGTACGTCCCGGTGAACTGACCGGGGCGGTGGGCAGCTACAGCGCCGACCCGATGCGGGCAGCCGTGTCGGTGCCGATGCGGACGCCGCCGTCGACGTGGAGATATCCGGCGCCCTGAATGTCGGAGCTCGCGAAGTAGACGGGCCCCACGGGCTCGTTCTGGAGGTGACCCCACCGGCTGAGGCCGCCGAGGTCGTAGCTGCTTGCGTAGGCGCCGCGGGTGAATTCCTCACTGCCCCAGTCGGAAAGATAGAACGCGATCGGCTTCAGAGCTTCCTCGCCGAAGTACGCGGCGAAGGATTCCAGCACGGCTTCGCGGCGTCGGTCTTCGGGCAGCGCCCAGGTCTCGTCGGCGCGCTCGCTGACGATGAACCCGACGAGCATGCCGTGATCGTGGCCCGCGACGGTGTTGTCGTAGACCTCGCAGACGCGTTCGTGGGAAGCGAACCCGGTGCCGGACAGGCCACGGTCACGCCAGAACGGCCGCTCGTAGGCCGCCTGGGCCTTGATCACCAGGCCCATCGAATGATGTTGGTGGGCAACCTGCTGGGGCCGAGGCAGCGCTGGGGAGTAGTCGATGGTGGCGTAGAGGTTGGGTGGAATCGCGACGACGGCGAACCGCGAGCGGACGGTGACCCGGTCACTTGTGGTGATCACGGTGCCGGGTGCGCCGTCACCGTTCGACGCCCACTGCAGGCGCCGCACGGGGGTGGCAAGGTGCACGACTTCCGCGCCGAGTTCGGCGGCGATCTGCTCCGAGACGGACTGCATGCCGCCCACGACGCGTTCGTCGAGCAGGATGCCCTCGTCGATGAGGTGCTCGAACTTCTCGGCGGACGCGACCATCAGCATCGCCTGCAACAGCGAGAAGCAGTGGGACGGCTTGGTGAGCATCCCGGCCGCGATGTAGTGGTCGACGATGCGGATGGCCTCCGCGTCATCGGAGAGGCCGGCCAGCCAGGTGCTGAACTGGATTCCGTCGAGCTCGGCGGCTCGCGGATGGTTCCACGGGGCTGACGCGTCGATCTGCGCGGCCAATTCGTCCAACGCGTCGACCATCAACTGGATCTGTTGTTGCGTGGTGTCGGCGACCGGGAAGTCGCCGCGGAACTCTCGGCGTTCTCCGTCGCCGCTGATGTAGATGGAGTTGCCGTCCCGGTAGCGCGGAAAGGTCTCCTTACCCAGTTCCCGCAGGAGTGCCTTGAGCGCGTCCTGATCGGAGGAGACCCACTGCCCACCGATCTCGAAGAA
Proteins encoded:
- a CDS encoding linear amide C-N hydrolase, which translates into the protein MCTRVMWSDTGDKTGNAVLVGRNMDFHRDLLTNLWKQPRGVERDDAVSGKLTWTSKYGSVVATAFDITSVDGINEAGLAGHILWLAESTYGEPDDSRVQLGQAIWLQYFLDNFATVADAVAWIAETDVQVVQMDDPTGGVRPGLHLALDDATGDSAIIEYVDGHARVYHSKDYTVMTNSPTFDRQLELVKSFTGLGGDQPLPGSTLASDRFARASYYAGRLPTPNTQVEAIAAMFSVIRNAAQPFRIPDPGKPDASQTIWQTVLDLTNKRYVYESTTRPNIVWVDLADLDFSAGSPQLKLDLIGKLAIEGGIAGNVADRFDDNGPMTFLSLKAMAELEAAAKAAAAQD
- a CDS encoding MerR family transcriptional regulator produces the protein MTDTPSLMSIGRFSSLSRISVRMLRHYDIHGVLVPADVDEFTGYRRYAATQLADAAAIRRLRDVGFGVSAIGAVLATRGTPAYYAALHAQRAELAMAADEALARLRLIDHLLSEKEPTMTDTVTEEIIPARTVVYLRGTIDNYAAEGQLWERLFPALQQQGITPVGLGGTIEHDDEYREADVDESVFVAVADGTSAAAPLGVLTTGERRAVVATVVGPYHEAISRAHELIGAYVAEHKLALSRTPDDPATHHFNVYLNEPGSVPDEQLRTKVYVPVN
- a CDS encoding flavin monoamine oxidase family protein, which gives rise to MTLSNASSSEHTVELERDVVVIGAGISGLVTARRLVEAGHTVAVLEARDRVGGRTWSQTIDGEFFEIGGQWVSSDQDALKALLRELGKETFPRYRDGNSIYISGDGERREFRGDFPVADTTQQQIQLMVDALDELAAQIDASAPWNHPRAAELDGIQFSTWLAGLSDDAEAIRIVDHYIAAGMLTKPSHCFSLLQAMLMVASAEKFEHLIDEGILLDERVVGGMQSVSEQIAAELGAEVVHLATPVRRLQWASNGDGAPGTVITTSDRVTVRSRFAVVAIPPNLYATIDYSPALPRPQQVAHQHHSMGLVIKAQAAYERPFWRDRGLSGTGFASHERVCEVYDNTVAGHDHGMLVGFIVSERADETWALPEDRRREAVLESFAAYFGEEALKPIAFYLSDWGSEEFTRGAYASSYDLGGLSRWGHLQNEPVGPVYFASSDIQGAGYLHVDGGVRIGTDTAARIGSAL